A segment of the Candidatus Desulfatibia profunda genome:
TAACCGTCCTACCGTGGGCGTCTTTGACGATGAAAAAGCGAACGGTGATATGGCCGACCGTCCCATCAGCGTATAGCAACCGGTGTTCCAGTTGTCGGCTAAAGTGGGGATCGGTTGCTTCGATGGCTTTCCGAGTTTCTTCTTCGACAATATGCATGTCGTCAGGATGGACAAAGCGACGGGCGTATTCAGCCGACGACATTGTATACCCGCCGAGTTGCTCGGCCGTGGTGCGAAAGATTTTGTAGAAATGGTCGTTGAAGGTAAAGAGGTCGCTGACGACATCATATTCCCAGTGGCCGAGATGGGCTATTTCCAAGGCGTTGGACAACTGCACTTGCAGCTTAACCTGTTCCTCCTCCGCCTGCCTGCGATCCGTGATATCTTCCAAATGCACCAATACCAGGTCAGGCGGGACAAACGCAAAAGTGACAACTACAAGCCTGCCAGGCACAAAATGCTCGGATCTGATCTCTCTTCTTATGACGTCTCTTTGATCATAGCACCGTCGTAAATCTCGCAGTAATTCCTGCCTGCCCGAGTATAACTCAGTTGCCTTTCGCCCAACGAACTCACCAGCTTTCCCATCGGTGATAGCCCTTGCAGCATCATTAAAATCTATAAGCACAAAGTCCTCGCCTTGCTTTTTCCAGGTAAACGTAGGGTTGGGGGTACCCTGGTACTGTGCCTTGAAACGCTCCTCGCTCTCCCGCAGAGCTTCCTCGATCTGCCTGCGTTCGGTTATATCCCGGTCAATGCCAATAAAACCGGTCAGATTACCTTCTGAATCCAGAATCGGCCTGGCTGTAGATTCAAGAAATTTTATACTTCCATCCTTATGTTTCCAACGAAGAATAGAGTTTTTCCAACCTTTTTTTTCTTCTACTGATTTGTTGAACCACTTTTGCATACGTTTCGCATCTTCGGGATGCATTAAGCTGTCACCTAAAACACCTATAATCTCGTGAACTTCATAACCCAGCATCCCTTTTGGCGCCTTGTTGGCAAAGGTTTGACGACCCTCCAGATCACATGCCCATATCCAGTCAGCTGTTGATTCCACCAGATGACGATATTTCTGCTCACTTTCCTTGAGCGCCTCCTCAGCCTGCCTGCGCTTGGTGATGTCCTGGAAGGTTCCGAACACCTTCAAGGTCTTTCCTTCCTTCTGGACCGCTTCTCCTTTAGCCCGTACCCATAGGTGATTATCTTTGGCGGTGATGAACCCTAGTTCCAGGTCGAAAGGTTCCCCATGATCAATCGCTCTTTGCACAGCTTTTTCAATTTGAGGTCTTGATTCCGGGTGATAGAAGTTTATTCCTTTCTTGACGTCGGGACTGTAAGGTAAATCCACTTCGTGAATGCGGTACACCTCTTCCGTCCAGGTCTGCTGCAACGTATCAACATCAAATTCCCAGCCCCCGACTTTTGCCATCTTGCCTGTTTCGTTCAGAATTCTCTCGCTCTCCCGCAGGGCCGCCTCTGTTTGCTTGCGTTTTTCAATCTCTTTGCTCAGTTCATCCCGTAAAATCGTGATCTCTCGCAGATTTTCCGTCATGGCGTCAAAGGCAGTTGATAACTGGCCGATCTCGTCGTTGGTTTTGATATTTGTTTTATAATCCAGATTCCCACTGGCAATAATTTCGGTCCCCTCATGAAGTCTTATCAAGGGCCAGGTAATATTGCGGATAATAATCACCGCAAAAAAGACTATGAGTAATACAAGCAATCCAAAGACGATATTGCTGTACAGATGTGTAAGGTTGTTTTGATGCACGGTCTTTTCATTGGCGGCTTTCAGCAGTTTCAATCCGTTACGATACTGCTGATCTGCATTCACGAGCATCTGGCTGACGATCCGTTCTCTTAACTCTTGTGCGGCAGCATGGCCCACTAAGCTTTCGTCAATCCTGACCAACTGGTCAAAAAAGTGCCCTATTTTGGCATGCAAGCCTGTCATTTTTCCCAAACCGGTCATTTCTTCCGCTCCTGCAAAAGCTGCCGACATCCGCTCAAGAAGTCCTCCGATCTTCTCATGAATTAGAAGGAATTGTTCTTTTGAGCGGGCTTCGTGATACAGAAAATATTCATCCCTTATTCGATCCTTATTAAATATGGCGTGATTCAATTCCATGACCAGGGCCAGCTGCTTTGATTGCCTTTCAATCTGTTGTTGCCAAAACAGGTTGGCAGATAAAATGCCAGCCAGGATAAGGATGCTAAAGAAGATGATCAGTTTCAGCTTTGTTTTAATCTTCATTTGACGACTGCCTATTTGATTATGGTGACGGTTTCGGGCTTAACGCCTTTCAGCGCATCCAGATAGAAATAACCCAGATAATTGGGTACTTTTGTCTTGTCGGCAAACCCG
Coding sequences within it:
- a CDS encoding PAS domain S-box protein, giving the protein MKIKTKLKLIIFFSILILAGILSANLFWQQQIERQSKQLALVMELNHAIFNKDRIRDEYFLYHEARSKEQFLLIHEKIGGLLERMSAAFAGAEEMTGLGKMTGLHAKIGHFFDQLVRIDESLVGHAAAQELRERIVSQMLVNADQQYRNGLKLLKAANEKTVHQNNLTHLYSNIVFGLLVLLIVFFAVIIIRNITWPLIRLHEGTEIIASGNLDYKTNIKTNDEIGQLSTAFDAMTENLREITILRDELSKEIEKRKQTEAALRESERILNETGKMAKVGGWEFDVDTLQQTWTEEVYRIHEVDLPYSPDVKKGINFYHPESRPQIEKAVQRAIDHGEPFDLELGFITAKDNHLWVRAKGEAVQKEGKTLKVFGTFQDITKRRQAEEALKESEQKYRHLVESTADWIWACDLEGRQTFANKAPKGMLGYEVHEIIGVLGDSLMHPEDAKRMQKWFNKSVEEKKGWKNSILRWKHKDGSIKFLESTARPILDSEGNLTGFIGIDRDITERRQIEEALRESEERFKAQYQGTPNPTFTWKKQGEDFVLIDFNDAARAITDGKAGEFVGRKATELYSGRQELLRDLRRCYDQRDVIRREIRSEHFVPGRLVVVTFAFVPPDLVLVHLEDITDRRQAEEEQVKLQVQLSNALEIAHLGHWEYDVVSDLFTFNDHFYKIFRTTAEQLGGYTMSSAEYARRFVHPDDMHIVEEETRKAIEATDPHFSRQLEHRLLYADGTVGHITVRFFIVKDAHGRTVKTYGVNQDITERKKMEEELLRAQKLESVGLLAGGIAHNFNNILTTILGNVSLAKIQVTPEGEIFEMLSEAETASLRARTLTRQLLTFAKGGAPVKETASIKEILKESPSFVLRGSKSRCEFSIAEDLWPAEIDVGQMSQVINNIVINANQAMPEGGIIQVAAENLIIEDRHGLPVKPGRYIKISITDQGVGIAEKHLLNIFDPYFTTKQEGSGLGLATTYSIIKKHDGHITVESQLGAGTTFHIHLPASDEAVLEKEEVKLITGQGRILVMDDEAPLRKTVRRMLNNLGYESEFAKDGAEAIRMYKEAQESEKPYDAVLLDLTIPGGMGGKEAIKKLLEIDPEVKAIVFSGYSDDPVLANFQEYGFKGMMPKPFESLSLGKVLHEVLKGEKE